The DNA segment GCGTGTAGCCCTCCCAGCTGCGATCGCCGTACTGGAAGGAGACGGGCAGGCGGCCATCGTAACCGGCGCGGCGCGGGAGGCGGCCGGCGATGGTCCACGCGATGTCGCCGGCGGCGTCGGCGGCGACGAGGTTCTGGGGGGGCAGGCCGGCGCGGTGGGCGATGGCGACGGCAGCGGAGACGTCGGTGGCGTCCTCCATGAGCAGGAGGTCGAGGTTCATCGCGGCGGGATCGTGTCCGGTCCACAGATACACGAGCGGACGGCCGGTGTCGTCGTGGTCGACGACGGGGCCCCAGATGGTCCAGTCGATGGTGACCTTCTCGGTCTTGGCGCCCTTGACGGCGATGGTTTCCTCGCGGGACTCGATTTCGAGCAGATCGGCGTGGCCGGGGGCGCGGTAGAGGCGCGGGTGGACGGCGTTGGTGTCGACGACGATGATATCGCCGGTGTCGGCGTAGGCGTTGGTGAAGCTCCAGGCGACGCGACCGTTGCTGCCGGCGATCATGAGCGGCGTGCCGGGGAGCGTGACGCCGGTGATCTTGCGGCCGCCGAACTCGAAGGAGGCGCGATACCAGGTGTTGGGGACGGAGAGGGTCAGATGCATGTCGCTCGCGAGGAGCGCGGCGCCATTGGCGGTGTGAGTGCCGGCGAGGGCGAGCGCGTTGGATCCCTGCTTCTGCTCGGGGTCGCGCGCGAGAAGGTCGAACGGCTCGCCGGCGTGGCGGTTCGTGGCCGCGAGGGCGGCGGGCGCGGGCAGCGCGAGCTGCGTGATGGACTTGCCGCGGACGTCGACGACGTGCGGGCCCGGGATGGGAGCGACGGCGCCGCGGGAGCCGTCGAGGGCGGCGTCGGCGGACGTCTGGAGCGGGGCGAAGAAGGCGAGGCCGGAGGCCCCCATGACGTTGCGGAGCGTCATCAGCGTGCGTTCGTAGCGACCCGTGCCGTCCTGCAGATCGATGATCATGGCGGCGTTGACGAGCATGGTGTCTTCGGGGCGCCAGGGCGCGGGGGTGGCGCGGGAGATGACATACTCGAAGGGCGGTTCGCGGAGGGCGGCGAGGCCGGCGTTGACGCCCTCGGCATAGGCTTCGAGCAGCGCGCGGTGTTCGGGGGGGAGGGCGGCGACGGTCTGCCGGGTAAGGCGGCGAAACCCGTGCTGCCGCATGGCCTTGTCGGTGGGGAGGGTGCGTTCGCCAAACAACTCGGAGAGTTCGCCGGCGGCGAGGCGCCGCCAGACGTCCATCTGGAAGAACCGATCCTGGGCGTGGACAAAGCCGAGGGCGCGGGCGACGTCGGCGCGGGTTTGTCCCCGGATCGTGGGTACGCCCAGCGCGTCGCGCTCGACGCTGACGGCGGCGGTGAGACCGGGCACGGCGGCAGAGCCGTCGAGTTGCGGCAGGCTGCGTTGGATCCGGCTGTAAACCCAGGCGACGGCGATGACGGCGAGGAGAACGAGGACGCTGACAGCGCTGGCGAGGAGGCGGAGACGTTTCGAGAGGGCGGGTTTCACAGGGAAAGGGCGTGGCGGACGGAGGCGACGATGGCGGCGGGTGGCGGCGTGACGTCGATCGTCAGGGCGCCGTGCGGAGGTTCAAGCGTGGCGAGCTGGGTGTCGAGGAGGTGGCCGGGAAAGAAGTGTCCGGTGCGGCCGGCGAGGCGGGACTGCAGCAAGGCGGGAGCGCCGGTGAGGTGGACGAGTCGGACGCGCGAATCGTCGGTGCGGAGGAGTTGGCGATAGGATTCGCGGAGGGCGGAGCAGGCGAGGACGACGGGGGTGTTCGTGGCGAGGGCGGCGTCGATGTGCTGGCGGAGGGCCTGAAGCCAGGGGAGGCGGTCGGCATCGGTGAGCGGCTGGCCGGCCTGCATTTTGGTGCGGTTGGCGGGCGGGTGGAGATCGTCGGCGTCGAGGAAAGACCAGCCGAGGTCGGCCGCGAGTCGGCGGCCGATGGTGGACTTGCCGCTGCCTGCGACGCCCATGACGAGGATGACCCCGGGTGGCGGGACGGGCGGGGAGGGAGGAGTGGGTGTCGTGCTGGTCACACGCGCCGCCGGAACGGCCATCAGACGGAGGTCCAGGCGTGGGAGGCCACGGGATCGCGGCCCTCGTCGAAATCGAGGTAGTCGAACATCGTGTGGATGGGACGGCCCTCGAGGCGGCTTTCCCTGATGCGGGCGGCGAGGGTGTCGGCGGCGGAGTCGCGCCAGCCGCGTTTGGCCATGAACCCATTCCAGACCTCGCATTCGTCGTCCCGACGGCGGCCGCCACGCTGCTCGGCCCAGGCGAGAATCTCCTCGTCGGTGGCGCCGGAGGAGAGAGTGTGGGCCTTGAGGTCGGCGTAGGCGACCTGGAGGAAAGTGCAGCAAC comes from the Opitutus sp. ER46 genome and includes:
- a CDS encoding DUF5069 domain-containing protein, whose translation is MSYVPGLRSPYTKVGRLVYFGRMLDKIRLQAAGQLPLDEYGANLGKGFDLRCCTFLQVAYADLKAHTLSSGATDEEILAWAEQRGGRRRDDECEVWNGFMAKRGWRDSAADTLAARIRESRLEGRPIHTMFDYLDFDEGRDPVASHAWTSV
- a CDS encoding gluconokinase, encoding MAVPAARVTSTTPTPPSPPVPPPGVILVMGVAGSGKSTIGRRLAADLGWSFLDADDLHPPANRTKMQAGQPLTDADRLPWLQALRQHIDAALATNTPVVLACSALRESYRQLLRTDDSRVRLVHLTGAPALLQSRLAGRTGHFFPGHLLDTQLATLEPPHGALTIDVTPPPAAIVASVRHALSL
- a CDS encoding penicillin acylase family protein; translated protein: MKPALSKRLRLLASAVSVLVLLAVIAVAWVYSRIQRSLPQLDGSAAVPGLTAAVSVERDALGVPTIRGQTRADVARALGFVHAQDRFFQMDVWRRLAAGELSELFGERTLPTDKAMRQHGFRRLTRQTVAALPPEHRALLEAYAEGVNAGLAALREPPFEYVISRATPAPWRPEDTMLVNAAMIIDLQDGTGRYERTLMTLRNVMGASGLAFFAPLQTSADAALDGSRGAVAPIPGPHVVDVRGKSITQLALPAPAALAATNRHAGEPFDLLARDPEQKQGSNALALAGTHTANGAALLASDMHLTLSVPNTWYRASFEFGGRKITGVTLPGTPLMIAGSNGRVAWSFTNAYADTGDIIVVDTNAVHPRLYRAPGHADLLEIESREETIAVKGAKTEKVTIDWTIWGPVVDHDDTGRPLVYLWTGHDPAAMNLDLLLMEDATDVSAAVAIAHRAGLPPQNLVAADAAGDIAWTIAGRLPRRAGYDGRLPVSFQYGDRSWEGYTPADQIPVITSRLTGHGAEQAAPDGRIWSGNQRMLGGDALKVLGDAAYARPARAAQLRDDLARLQQATPRDLLAIQLDDRALFLERWHKLLMATLTPAAIAEKDVRGALRGYAEKWEGRASVDAISYSIVRLFRVAVYTHVFTPAFAACTSANKDFRWNSLLLEDAVWRILEEKPAHLLDPKYPSWDALLVAAVDDTITELNRAEVRLPHATWGLRNRAEIRHPFSYTLPWFLRSKLDMPADPQPGDIDMPRVQRPKHGASERFVVAPGHEAEGIFHMPCGQSGHPLSPFYRAGHEAWARGEPTPFLPGPTAHTLTLTPP